Proteins from a genomic interval of Ptychodera flava strain L36383 chromosome 7, AS_Pfla_20210202, whole genome shotgun sequence:
- the LOC139136590 gene encoding zinc finger matrin-type protein 3-like codes for MNGNIGKCDANVALQVPTATVLTLPADLMQPLYCKLCSVSLNSPQQAQAHYQGKSHAKKVRQYLQKQGQVILQVHLQSQQKQENSPEASPVEENNTSPHQNGVNKQQEMTETEPVSLSSNNNTTNSVMHTKLASSDDFCKICGVSFNSPTQAQSHYQGKNHAKKQKSLQAPANNTTEESTVPKATKKLICFVCNLTLNSEAQLESHVKSYKHQQKVLHEQRAQKTLQGRWAARNGANTLLPNPGLGNGTHARIGLLPQNGHPNQHRMYPSMQALGLSPPMAKKPSPRPKDLAMVMTPSGKFYCACCDLMLNSEVQYRQHIQSKKHRGRQSGYKKPDLQ; via the exons ATGAACGGCAATATAGGGAAATGTGATGCCAATGTTGCACTACAGGTACCTACTGCCACAGTGTTGACATTACCAGCTGATCTGATGCAACCTCTCTACTGTAAATTGTGTTCAGTAAGTTTAAACTCACCTCAGCAAGCCCAGGCACACTACCAAGGGAAAAGCCATGCTAAAAAAGTAAGGCAGTATCTACAGAAACAGGGACAAGTCATTCTACAGGTTCATCTACAGTCCCAGCAAAAGCAGGAAAACAGCCCTGAAGCATCACCTGTTGAAGAGAACAACACCTCTCCGCATCAAAAcggtgtaaacaaacaacaagaaATGACAGAAACAGAGCCTGTTTCTCTGTCATCCAACAACAACACTACTAACAGTGTGATGCACACTAAACTTGCCAGTTCAGACGACTTTTGTAAAATCTGTGGTGTTTCCTTCAATTCACCGACACAAGCACAGTCACACTACCAAGGCAAGAACCATGCCAAGAAACAAAAGAGTTTACAAGCTCCTGCCAATAACACAACTGAGGAGTCAACAGTACCAAA GGCCACAAAGAAGCTGATATGTTTTGTGTGTAATTTGACACTGAATTCAGAGGCACAACTTGAAAGCCATGTCAAGAGTTACAAACATCAACAGAAAGTGTTACATGAACAAAGAGCACAGAAAACATTACAAGGCAGATGGGCTGCAAGGAATGGTGCAAACACATTACTCCCTAACCCAG GACTTGGTAATGGAACACATGCTAGGATTGGCCTCCTTCCTCAAAACGGCCATCCTAATCAACATAGAATGTATCCCAGCATGCAAGCGCTAGGCTTGTCACCACCAATGGCCAAGAAACCTTCTCCTAGACCAAAAGACCTTGCTATGGTGATGACTCCTAGTGGAAAATTCTACTGTGCCTGCTGTGATTTGATGTTGAATTCTGAAGTACAATACAGACAGCATATACAAAGCAAGAAACACAGAGGTAGACAGTCAGGTTATAAAAAACCAGATCTTCAATGA